In the genome of Aspergillus luchuensis IFO 4308 DNA, chromosome 2, nearly complete sequence, one region contains:
- a CDS encoding uncharacterized protein (COG:S;~EggNog:ENOG410PMUI;~InterPro:IPR036864,IPR007219,IPR001138;~PFAM:PF00172,PF04082;~TransMembrane:1 (o558-579i);~go_function: GO:0000981 - DNA-binding transcription factor activity, RNA polymerase II-specific [Evidence IEA];~go_function: GO:0003677 - DNA binding [Evidence IEA];~go_function: GO:0008270 - zinc ion binding [Evidence IEA];~go_process: GO:0006351 - transcription, DNA-templated [Evidence IEA];~go_process: GO:0006355 - regulation of transcription, DNA-templated [Evidence IEA]), whose amino-acid sequence MTGTTKKSDRRVPPEQRKRTEHSCDRCKTRKQKCNRIPDQARCEHCERFNYKCAVTRPRKQRLYGSAEHVRARMVLLEALVKGLIPDADLSSFESMREVGESLGIPMPEIEEGEYHAPQPEPSQNNEVVRVEKKHQHLVQDQQGQGQYIGPASSYFFQLKLRTLLGRHQERICQMLLFGRNPTEESLRPSTIEVLTESEIRAVARPPQSYANGSSMSYIPALLDSSVIDGLVRAYFEHVNVDFPVLHEASFLENYDRWRFAPQAVDRAWVCTLLCVLILGRRINPLGTAETQQQKWWTHVESLLPSIIFTSSIQSIQALMLAALHLHNTNHRDVCWTLTGAAARIAVAIGLHRDDIVCEGPRLARELRRLLWWTLYSFEQIQVSSHDRPSALDGTMCSTSSPHERLLGIGSSLYPPNYTLWSTRLTSILGFACRALPTAASDPELTGLSGLLSPAAGLLRDLTRWHATLPQHLSLNVFDTLPDSFKRPVLLLHIQYHYTVSLLTRHSLMQHLGSLSQQSTSDGNEEEIELTAKVCCESGRKSCELLVQLHKCGKFNAVTWWDVYFVYSSTLVLALGLMWDRAQQRSDRTTIDSSLALLHSCATIVVNHSSNPMVPGTMRRWIGMICDLDVLVHEKLAPSHQLVQSVQRDVNAGSNAAEAIVEIVPSMPTQTYAPIHDMGVVMQPSADLSVSHLDSALIVPNDGSSNPTMGMPFMNDEGGFYSWDSIGCMLLGTETMNAPMNCNMAFFTDTGH is encoded by the coding sequence ATGACAGGAACAACCAAGAAGTCAGATCGTCGAGTTCCACCCGAGCAACGGAAACGCACGGAGCACAGCTGTGACAGGTGCAAAACAAGAAAGCAGAAGTGCAACCGAATCCCTGACCAAGCCCGCTGTGAACATTGCGAGCGCTTCAACTACAAATGTGCCGTTACGAGGCCGCGGAAACAAAGGCTGTATGGCAGCGCAGAACATGTGCGTGCTCGTATGGTATTGCTGGAGGCTTTGGTAAAAGGTCTCATCCCTGATGCTGACCTATCCTCCTTCGAGAGCATGCGGGAAGTCGGAGAATCTCTGGGGATTCCCATGCCGGAGATCGAGGAGGGCGAGTACCATGCTCCGCAGCCCGAGCCCAGCCAGAACAATGAAGTGGTACGCGTGGAGAAGAAACACCAACACCTAGTACAAGACCAGCAGGGTCAGGGGCAATACATTGGTCCTGCAAGCTCCTACTTCTTCCAGCTGAAGCTCCGGACTCTCCTGGGACGTCATCAGGAGCGAATCTGCCAAATGCTACTGTTCGGTCGCAACCCTACCGAGGAGAGTCTGAGGCCGTCTACTATCGAGGTCCTCACAGAATCCGAAATTCGTGCCGTTGCAAGGCCCCCTCAATCGTATGCCAATGGCAGCTCTATGTCGTATATCCCTGCCTTGCTCGATTCCTCCGTGATCGACGGACTTGTCCGAGCCTACTTCGAGCACGTCAATGTCGACTTTCCCGTCCTTCACGAGGCGTCATTCCTGGAGAATTATGATAGATGGCGTTTTGCCCCACAAGCCGTTGATCGAGCATGGGTGTGCACCCTTCTTTGCGTTCTGATCTTGGGTCGACGGATAAACCCACTGGGGACCGCTGAGACCCAGCAGCAAAAGTGGTGGACCCACGTCGAATCCCTCCTGcccagcatcatcttcacctccagTATCCAATCAATCCAGGCGCTGATGCTGGCTGCCCTGCACCTCCATAATACAAACCATCGGGATGTATGCTGGACCCTGACAGGGGCGGCAGCGCGGATTGCGGTTGCCATCGGCCTTCATCGGGACGATATTGTCTGTGAGGGTCCGCGACTGGCTCGAGAGCTCAGACGTCTCTTGTGGTGGACACTCTACAGCTTTGAGCAGATCCAGGTCTCCTCCCACGACCGGCCCAGTGCCCTGGATGGCACGATGTGTTCCACCAGCTCGCCCCACGAGAGGCTCCTGGGGATCGGATCCTCCCTCTATCCTCCGAATTACACCCTCTGGTCGACCCGGCTTACATCCATTCTTGGCTTCGCGTGCCGTGCGTTGCCAACCGCTGCGAGTGACCCTGAGCTTACGGGACTCTCAGGCCTCCTTTCTCCCGCAGCGGGGTTGCTTCGCGATCTGACTAGATGGCATGCCACGCTACCGCAGCATCTGTCACTTAATGTATTTGACACACTCCCGGATTCGTTTAAGAGACCTGTACTTCTACTGCACATCCAGTACCATTACAccgtctccctcctcactcgCCATTCCCTGATGCAACATCTTGGATCGCTATCACAACAGTCGACCAGCGATGGgaacgaggaggagatcgagctGACAGCCAAAGTCTGTTGCGAATCTGGTCGTAAGAGCTGCGAGCTGCTAGTGCAGCTCCACAAGTGTGGAAAGTTCAACGCTGTGACCTGGTGGGACGTGTATTTTGTGTATTCATCCACCTTGGTATTAGCGCTGGGTCTCATGTGGGATCGAGCGCAACAGCGCAGTGACCGGACTACCATTGATTCATCTCTCGCTCTTCTGCATTCCTGCGCGACCATCGTCGTCAACCATTCCTCCAATCCCATGGTTCCTGGTACCATGCGGCGCTGGATTGGAATGATTTGCGACCTTGATGTGCTGGTCCACGAGAAGCTAGCTCCTTCACACCAGCTAGTGCAGAGTGTTCAACGCGATGTCAACGCCGGTTCAAACGCGGCGGAGGCCATTGTCGAGATTGTCCCGTCAATGCCGACCCAGACGTATGCACCGATTCATGATATGGGAGTAGTTATGCAACCCAGCGCAGACCTTAGTGTCTCTCACCTTGACTCGGCGTTGATTGTTCCTAATGACGGCTCCAGCAACCCTACAATGGGGATGCCGTTCATGAACGACGAGGGTGGCTTTTACTCGTGGGATTCGATTGGGTGCATGCTACTGGGGACGGAGACCATGAATGCGCCAATGAACTGCAACATGGCGTTTTTCACTGACACCGGGCACTGA
- a CDS encoding uncharacterized protein (COG:G;~EggNog:ENOG410PV8J;~InterPro:IPR020846,IPR011701,IPR036259;~PFAM:PF07690;~TransMembrane:10 (i126-144o156-178i190-210o216-236i289-309o329-353i373-391o403-425i437-456o468-488i);~go_function: GO:0022857 - transmembrane transporter activity [Evidence IEA];~go_process: GO:0055085 - transmembrane transport [Evidence IEA]), translated as MVDVKESQAVEVLQTKSVSSGDREADTRIKTTAQGIPLVPQPSDDPEDPLNWSTFVKHAALVVLAFESFMTKMSNTLIAPDALELAKEFGVTKSTATYIGSAPPILNALTSFFWIPLSHRIGRRPVLLMGNLLALVSSIGVARSQTYAQALACRMVMTFGGSVGLSIGPAAISDMFFLHEKGSRMGVNSILLVIGPYVGGVAGASIAYNPNLGWRWSMYIAAILYAAQFVFQFLFVPETIYVRDENGQGVSRSSEPKPTTFLSRLKFRPPPPPKGESWGRTFIKPYKMFAYPAVFLPSFWFGVACMTEVGNTAGFALNFGSDSRWGFNLAQVGFCYFSGVIGAALGEIFGGPLCDMLAKYSIRHGKEWKPERLLHLVWSGMVTISAGLLLYGLELEYGNNWAAALTGIGLFTFGQEVLVTVLLTYMTDCYPEDAAEVTLVLQFFFAIQTFHVPFYLPQWIKQPGGAKVPYIVFAALPVVLYPICIWIFEWKGEKIRKRGPLFRI; from the exons ATGGTGGACGTAAAGGAATCCCAGGCTGTGGAGGTCCTCCAGACCAAGTCTGTATCGTCAGGCGACAGGGAGGCCGATACACGGATCAAAACCACAGCGCAGGGTATTCCTCTCGTGCCTCAACCTAGCGACGACCCAGAGGACCCGTTG AACTGGAGCACATTTGTGAAACATGCTGCTCTTGTGGTTCTCGCGTTTGAGTCTTTCATGACCAAGATGTCAAACACTTTGATT GCTCCTGATGCGCTGGAGCTGGCTAAGGAATTCGGAGTAACCAAGTCGACTGCCACGTACATTGGTTCTGCACCTCCCATTCTGAACGCTCttacctccttcttctggatTCCTTTGAGCCACCGGATCGGCCGGCGGCCTGTCCTCCTAATGGGCAATTTACTTGCCCTGGTCAGCTCCATTGGAGTGGCTCGCTCTCAGACGTATGCGCAAGCTCTAGCCTGTCGGATGGTCATGACATTTGGTGGGAGTGTCGGACTGTCCATCGGCCCGGCTGCCATTTCGGATATGTTCTTCCTTCACGAAAAGGGCTCCCGCATGGGAGTCAACAGCATCTTGCTCGTTATCGGTCCATATGTAGGCGGAGTTGCTGGTGCGTCAATTGCATACAATCCAAATCTCGGGTGGCGGTGGTCCATGTACATCGCAGCCATTCTATATGCTGCGCAGTTTGTCTTCCAGTTCCTTTTTG TCCCGGAAACGATCTATGTGCGAGATGAGAATGGTCAGGGTGTGTCCAGAAGCTCAGAGCCGAAGCCTACCACATTTCTTTCTCGACTCAAGTTTCgtccaccgccgcctccgAAAGGCGAGAGCTGGGGTAGAACGTTCATTAAGCCTTACAAGATGTTCGCCTATCCCGccgtctttcttccttccttctggTTTGGAGTTGCATGCATGACCGAAGTCGGTAACACGGCGGGATTTGCTCTCAACTTCGGCAGTGACAGTCGCTGGGGTTTCAACCTCGCCCAGGTTGGCTTCTGCTACTTTTCCGGTGTTATTGGAGCCGCTTTGGGAGAGATCTTTGGCGGCCCCCTGTGTGATATGCTGGCGAAGTACTCCATACGGCATGGCAAGGAGTGGAAGCCGGAGCGTTTACTCCATCTTGTATGGTCTGGCATGGTCACTATTTCG GCTGGTCTTCTCCTGTACGGACTCGAACTCGAGTACGGCAACAACTGGGCCGCAGCCCTAACCGGAATCGGTCTCTTCACGTTTGGTCAGGAAGTCCTTGTCACTGTGCTCCTGACCTACATGACAGACTGCTACCCGGAGGATGCAGCCGAGGTAACCTTGGTGCTCCagttcttcttcgccattcAGACGTTCCATGTGCCGTTCTATCTTCCGCAGTGGATCAAACAGCCAGGCGGCGCCAAAGTTCCCTATATTGTTTTCGCGGCGCTACCGGTGGTACTATACCCCATTTGCATTTGGATCTTCGAGTGGAAGGGCGAGAAAATTCGGAAGAGGGGACCCTTGTTCAGGATATAA
- a CDS encoding uncharacterized protein (COG:C,H;~EggNog:ENOG410PIWS;~InterPro:IPR036188,IPR002938;~PFAM:PF01494;~go_function: GO:0071949 - FAD binding [Evidence IEA]): MKNSRSPPALAARIGSGILLLHGSQIAHLSPLLLLRLINTAKVRLHTTVIGRHYMTHLTETMSGESGSDTLHIAIIGAGIGGLALAIGLSNQNVSFTLYESAAQFSAVGAGVGLGPNALRAMELIDQRFRQMYNQISSGNLTPNKEHIAMEVLYAEDGFGETRGWQAAPFGADCYTRTSAHRRDLLDIMTSLIPKERVKFNKRAKEIKQTTENSKVIVTFEDGEAIEADAVIGCDGVKSATRQAVLEALYPDQVKAKFSGKYAYRSIVPMKDAQEILGVHAGDAKAFIGHGVNIMTYPISRGTELNVVATKLTDKPWTHPQWTNEVTKEDIVADFAGVADQRIVRLLDWAKPVQWSLWHHPSTPTYYNERICLLGDSAHATTPHQASGAGQCLEDALLMSHILGLAKDSSEIPTAFQVYDGIRRPRAQAIVTTSQDCGKLYTFTHPELATDMSKIVANLNQRFLWIWEHDLSMDMEIARSQFAALTQNAECNPEHSRL; the protein is encoded by the exons ATGAAAAATAGCCGGAGCCCCCCTGCCCTTGCGGCAAGGATCGGCTCAGGCATACTACTGCTACATGGTTCACAGATCGCGCACTTATCACCACTTCTGCTTCTACGTTTAATTAACACAGCAAAAGTTCGACTTCACACTACGGTTATTGGTCGACACTATATGACGCACCTAACGGAAACAATGTCCGGGGAATCAGGATCGGATACCTTGCACATTGCTATCATCGGAGCGGGTATAGGAGGACTCGCTCTAGCCATCGGACTCTCTAATCAGAATGTTTCTTTCACTTTGTATGAATCGGCCGCGCAGTTTAGTGCAGTTGGTGCGGGAGTCGGCCTAGGCCCCAATGCACTACGTGCGATGGAGCTGATAGACCAGCGGTTCCGACAAATGTACAATCAAATTTCCTCGGGAAACCTAACTCCCAACAAGGAGCACATAGCGATGGAGGTTCTTTACGCGGAGGATGGTTTTGGTGAAACGCGAGGCTGGCAGGCTGCACCGTTTGGGGCCGATTGCTATACCCGAACCAGTGCCCATCGGCGGGACCTCTTAGACATTATGACGAGTTTGATCCCCAAAGAGCGCGTGAAGTTCAACAAGAGGGCCAAAGAAATCAAGCAGACTACCGAGAACAGCAAGGTTATTGTCACCTtcgaagatggcgaagccATCGAGGCGGATGCGGTCATCGGATGTGACGGTGTGAAGAGCGCGACGAGGCAAGCCGTTCTTGAGGCCCTCTATCCGGATCAAGTGAAAGCCAAATTTAGCGGGAAATACGCCTACAGATCGATCGTGCCAATGAAAGACGCTCAGGAAATCCTCGGTGTGCATGCGGGGGATGCTAAGGCATTCATCGGCCACGGGGTGAACATCATGACCTACCCCATCTCCCGCGGCACGGAGCTTAATGTGGTCGCGACCAAATTGACGGATAAGCCATGGACGCACCCTCAATGGACCAACGAGGTCACTAAGGAGGATATAGTGGCCGACTTTGCAGGTGTGGCTGATCAGCGCATCGTTAGACTGTTGGAC TGGGCCAAGCCAGTACAATGGTCTCTGTGGCACCATCCGAGCACACCGACCTATTATAACGAAAGGATCTGTCTCCTAGGCGATTCGGCCCATGCCACTACACCTCATCAAGCTTCTGGCGCCGGCCAATGTCTCGAAGATGCGCTCCTTATGTCTCACATACTGGGTCTTGCGAAGGATTCTAGTGAAATCCCCACGGCATTTCAAGTTTACGACGGTATTCGCCGGCCACGAGCGCAGGCCATTGTTACCACAAGTCAAGACTGTGGGAAGCTCTATACGTTCACGCACCCGGAATTAGCCACCGATATGTCCAAAATTGTCGCGAATCTCAACCAGCGCTTTCTTTGGATTTGGGAGCATGACTTGAGCATGGACATGGAAATTGCTCGAAGCCAATTCGCCGCCTTGACACAGAATGCCGAATGTAACCCTGAGCATTCAAGATTATGA
- a CDS encoding uncharacterized protein (COG:E;~EggNog:ENOG410PGSZ;~InterPro:IPR002821,IPR008040,IPR003692;~PFAM:PF01968,PF05378,PF02538;~go_function: GO:0003824 - catalytic activity [Evidence IEA];~go_function: GO:0016787 - hydrolase activity [Evidence IEA]), whose amino-acid sequence MAASGISISIDSGSTFTDIYASVPGKSEDITLKLPSVDPQKYHDAPTEGIRRVLEIASGSQIPRGRPLDLSEVKSICMGTTVAANALSEGKGERSALVITKGFRDILLLGDQAPLDLFGFTVPKPMALYEKVLEVDERVILEPPPDYPGGKMAKVEPGTKLDTGISQQVIRIVRVPYWGIVEQEFVEMHDRGIRSVSICLMHSSVYPNHEFRLADLARKAGLNVTVSSLLNPKIGLVSRAESATLHAYITPVIRKHVEHFRNMFVGQQRDSTLPPCEFMQNDGTMAHIHDIVGSKGILSGSVGGLLGYASTCYDRSSGKPLIGFDMGGTSTKISRFAGEYERVKTTLAGSTVELPQLNINTIATGGNSQLYWSNGSAEVGPDSVGAQPGPACYRKGGPLTVTDANLLLGRLVPECFPKVCGPNGDNRLDISVTRRMFNGLCSDINKSANSDATKLTPEQVALKFLQIAEENMCRAIRRQTETRGHEASSHDLVAFGGAAGQHACSIASSLGINRVILHHRSSMLSAYGMAFGSLVSELEEPLECVFRRDTISRIREIEASLRVKAESELRERGIGDADGIKFKVEILMHYEGSDTIIAVSKPENELELTTKFADVHKKKYGFIAARPVVACTVRLRAVGVKKPPSDLSPAQQLARLGEFQAPSCEAKVMSKDVYFGERGWQRTPVYRLESLRTADRIEGPALIVDNTQTILVTPKAQATILRSHVVIDIDSPTARLAAQKIAIDPLQFAIFDYRFSSMMKKMRRMLRRTDMSDEMKKHLKLSCGIFSANSRLIACAPFGPSHISTLKCAVQSNRGNWKHKLQDGDILVFRQPKLCGSTHPLDITVVTPVFHGGVIAFYCAASGIFTNSSELISKEPWQEHGEIIPAELVQDGAINEETIEKFVLSERNQHSDCSDSSYKADNLANLRVLVDANQQGREALTKLLEGQELNVVSAYVKALERRPETAVRQLLRIVHDKRGGRPLVATDLMSDGSPMCLKITVDYDKGEADFDFTGTARTNFPAHVAQAAIMYLLHHWIQGDLRFSQGLLNPINIILPSQAGTTPMPQSGDAMSQRRVASHHVLELMSQCFDLYSSGRLHNLMFSVRGRIAPDGTYIPGFMHQETIVGGSCAGPDWHGKSAMEVGTTKTRIIDAELLERQYPCLVWEFSVRHGSGGRGQFYGGDGCNRVIEFLRPVSLTVMSECQPPSSDGFHGGCHGEAGVNLLITKATSDLEPSRVVDLGPRSTTNVRKGDTLIIQTSGGSGWGEPTASDASVYRRRSQYVLSPRPSTALVTANSRQRNFEYTYCDCRSTLARRYTQ is encoded by the exons ATGGCTGCTTCTGGAATCAGCATCTCCATTGACAGCGGTAGCACCTTCACTGATATCTATGCATCAGTTCCTGGTAAATCAGAAGATATCACTTTGAAGTTGCCTTCCGTCGACCCGCAAAAGTACCATGACGCACCAACAGAGGGTATTCGTCGTGTACTCGAGATTGCTAGCGGGAGCCAGATACCACGCGGACGGCCACTTGACTTGAGTGAAGTGAAGAGTATCTGCATGGGGACGACAGTGGCGGCAAATGCTCTGTCAGAAGGAAAGGGCGAACGGTCTGCTTTGGTGATCACAAAGGGGTTTCGTGATATTCTCTTGCTTGGTGACCAAGCACCGCTGGACCTCTTCGGCTTCACCGTTCCGAAGCCAATGGCGTTGTACGAGAAGGTTCTTGAGGTGGACGAGAGAGTCATTTTGGAACCCCCTCCAGACTATCCAGGAGGCAAAATGGCCAAAGTTGAACCGGGTACAAAACTTGACACAGGCATCTCGCAGCAAGTTATACGGATCGTGCGAGTACCGTATTGGGGTATCGTTGAACAGGAATTTGTGGAAATGCATGATCGTGGCATCCGAAGTGTAAGCATCTGCCTCATGCACAGTTCTGTCTATCCAAACCATGAGTTTAGACTGGCAGATCTGGCACGGAAGGCAGGTCTCAATGTGACCGTCAGTTCCCTTCTAAATCCAAAG ATTGGATTGGTATCACGCGCCGAATCGGCTACCTTGCACGCATACATAACACCGGTCATACGAAAACATGTCGAGCATTTTAGAAACATGTTTGTTGGTCAGCAAAGGGATTCCACTCTTCCTCCGTGCGAGTTCATGCAGAATGATGGAACAATGGCTCATATTCACGATATTGTGGGGAGCAAGGGTATTCTGTCCGGTTCGGTGGGTGGCCTGCTAGGATATGCTTCGACTTGTTATGATCGGTCATCCGGCAAGCCGCTCATTGGCTTTGATATGGGCGGTACATCAACAA AAATATCGCGATTTGCGGGCGAATACGAACGTGTAAAGACAACTCTGGCCGGTAGTACCGTCGAGTTGCCTCAGCTAAACATCAACACTATTGCGACTGGCGGAAACTCTCAACTATACTGGTCGAATGGGTCGGCGGAAGTAGGGCCCGACAGTGTCGGTGCACAACCTGGCCCAGCTTGTTATCGGAAAGGGGGACCCTTGACAGTCACAGATGCGAACCTGCTCTTGGGCCGCTTGGTACCAGAATGTTTCCCCAAGGTCTGTGGACCAAATGGGGACAATAGGCTTGATATTTCAGTGACCAGAAGGATGTTCAACGGCCTGTGTTCGGATATTAACAAGAGTGCTAATTCAGACGCAACTAAGCTGACCCCAGAGCAGGTGGCACTCAAGTTCTTGCAGATTGCAGAAGAGAATATGTGTCGCGCTATTCGCAGGCAGACAGAAACACGAGGTCACGAGGCTAGTAGCCACGACCTCGTTGCATTTGGTGGTGCTGCAGGCCAGCATGCTTGCTCCATTGCATCTTCTTTGGGCATCAACCGGGTCATCCTGCATCACCGCAGCTCTATGCTATCCGCGTACGGCATGGCCTTCGGGAGTCTGGTCTCGGAACTGGAAGAGCCGCTTGAATGCGTCTTTCGCAGAGATACCATTTCTCGAATCCGGGAAATCGAGGCCTCATTACGAGTTAAGGCGGAATCCGAGCTTCGCGAACGGGGTATTGGGGATGCAGACGGCATCAAGTTCAAGGTCGAGATCCTTATGCACTATGAAGGTTCCGATACTATCATTGCGGTCTCGAAACCGGAAAATGAGTTGGAACTCACAACGAAGTTTGCAGACGTACACAAAAAGAAGTATGGCTTCATAGCAGCACGGCCAGTAGTTGCCTGCACCGTTCGATTGCGTGCAGTCGGGGTCAAGAAACCCCCCAGTGATCTATCTCCAGCCCAGCAACTTGCACGTCTGGGGGAGTTCCAAGCTCCATCATGCGAGGCTAAGGTGATGAGTAAAGATGTCTATTTCGGGGAGCGCGGTTGGCAGCGCACTCCAGTATATCGCCTTGAAAGCTTAAGAACAGCCGACCGAATCGAAGGACCAGCCTTGATCGTCGACAACACCCAAACCATTCTCGTGACCCCGAAAGCGCAAGCAACAATTCTGAGGAGCCATGTGGTGATCGACATAGATTCGCCAACGGCACGTCTAGCCGCTCAAAAGATCGCGATTGACCCTCTTCAATTTGCAATATTCGATTATCGATTTTCAtccatgatgaagaagatgagacgAATGCTGCGGAGGACAGACATGAGCGATGAAATGAAGAAACACTTGAAGTTATCGTGCGGCATCTTCTCTGCAAATAGCAGATTGATTGCCTGCG CCCCCTTCGGTCCATCGCACATCAGCACCTTGAAATGTGCCGTGCAGTCCAACCGCGGAAATTGGAAGCACAAGCTACAAGACGGAGATATTCTTGTGTTCAGACAACCCA AATTGTGCGGGAGCACTCATCCTCTCGATATCACTGTGGTCACCCCTGTTTTCCATGGCGGCGTCATCGCATTCTACTGCGCGGCCAGTGGTATATTTACCAATTCATCAGAGCTAATATCGAAGGAGCCCTGGCAAGAGCACGGAGAGATTATACCAGCTGAATTAGTGCAGGACGGCGCCATCAACGAAGAGACTATCGAGAAGTTTGTCCTGTCAGAGCGCAATCAACATTCTGACTGCAGTGATTCGAGCTATAAGGCCGACAATCTTGCCAACCTCCGTGTTTTGGTTGATGCGAATCAGCAAGGTCGGGAGGCTTTAACGAAGCTCTTGGAGGGTCAGGAACTGAATGTAGTGTCG GCGTATGTCAAGGCTCTGGAAAGAAGGCCCGAGACCGCGGTCCGTCAGCTGTTGAGAATTGTTCACGACAAGCGTGGCGGTAGGCCATTAGTCGCGACCGATTTAATGAGTGATGGTAGTCCCATGTGTCTCAAGATCACGGTTGATTATGACAAGGGAGAAGCCGACTTTGATTTTACTGGCACTG CCAGGACTAATTTCCCTGCACATGTGGCCCAAGCTGCCATAATGTACCTGTTGCATCATTGGATCCAGGGAGATCTCCGGTTCAGCCAGGGTTTACTCAACCCAATTAACATCATTCTTCCATCGCAAGCTGGAACAACGCCAATGCCTCAGTCTGGTGACGCCATGAGCCAAAGACGGGTCGCCTCGCATCACGTTCTCGAGTTGATGTCGCAGTGCTTTGATCTCTATTCCAGTGGACGTCTTCATAACCTGATGTTCAGCGTTAGGGGCCGCATTGCTCCCGATGGGACGTACATACCAGGCTTCATGCATCAAGAAACAATAGTTGGGGGGTCCTGCGCTGGTCCTGACTGGCACGGAAAAAGCGCTATGGAAGTAGGGACAACGAAGACTCGAATCATTGATGCCGAGCTATTGGAAAGACAGTACCCTTGCCTAGTCTGGGAGTTCAGTGTCCGGCATGGCAGTGGTGGACGGGGTCAGTTTTATGGTGGCGATGGGTGCAACAGAGTGATCGAGTTCTTAAGGCCCGTCAGCCTAACGGTCATGTCAGAGTGTCAACCCCCAAGCTCGGATGGTTTCCATGGGGGCTGTCACGGCGAGGCCGGCGTCAATCTGTTGATCACGAAGGCCACTTCCGACCTGGAACCAAGCCGGGTTGTCGACCTTGGTCCGAGAAGCACAACCAACGTACGCAAAGGTGACACTCTGATCATTCAGACATCTGGGGGTAGTGGGTGGGGGGAACCAACTGCCAGCGATGCGAGTGTGTACAGAAGGCGGAGTCAATACGTTCTCTCTCCCAGGCCCTCTACCGCCTTGGTGACCGCAAACTCTCGCCAGCGAAACTTCGAGTACACTTATTGCGATTGCAGGTCGACTTTGGCGCGCAGATATACACAGTGA